One segment of Procambarus clarkii isolate CNS0578487 chromosome 1, FALCON_Pclarkii_2.0, whole genome shotgun sequence DNA contains the following:
- the LOC138362882 gene encoding ribosome-binding protein 1-like has protein sequence MTSTVECRADRRLLRQTPDTNTPTPPILRSPNDIVQNDIAQNDVVQNDVVQNDIVQNDIAQNDVVQNDVVQNDSVQNDSVQNESVQNDSVQNDIAQNDIVQNDIVWKDNVQNDIVQNDIVQNDIVQNDSVQNDSVQNDSVQNESVQNDSVQNDIAQNDIVQNDIVWKDNVQNDIVQNDIAQNDIAQNDIVQNDSVQNDIVWKDNVQNDSVQNDSVQNDIVQNDIAQNDIVQNDIAQNDIAQNDIAQNDIVWKDNVQNDSVQNDSVQNDIVQNDIVQNDIVQNDIAQNDIAQNDIVQNDSVQNDIVWKDNVQNDSVQNDSVQNESVQNDRVQNDIVQNDRVQNDIVRNDRVQNDSVRNDIAQNDIVQNDIVQNDSVQNESIAVVQLRAIHARATSCVAWRMNIQNIQSAEYSMSQSTTNLSGKAEHEISLYYLREDYRRMSEELQNTFRKKLISHDTEASWDNVTEHVHKYVPRRKHKQMDR, from the exons ATGACGAGCACTGTCGAGTGCCGAGCAGACCGTCGCCTGCTGCGCCAGACACCAGACACCAACACGCCCACACCGCCAATCCTCCGGTCACCT AATGACATCGTGCAGAATGACATCGCGCAGAATGACGTCGTGCAGAATGACGTCGTGCAGAATGACATCGTGCAGAATGACATCGCGCAGAATGACGTCGTGCAGAATGACGTCGTGCAGAATGACAGCGTGCAGAATGACAGCGTGCAGAATGAAAGTGTGCAGAATGACAGCGTGCAGAATGACATCGCGCAGAATGACATCGTGCAGAATGACATCGTGTGGAAGGACAACGTTCAGAATGACATCGTGCAGAATGACATCGTGCAGAATGACATCGTGCAGAATGACAGCGTGCAGAATGACAGCGTGCAGAATGACAGCGTGCAGAATGAAAGTGTGCAGAATGACAGCGTGCAGAATGACATCGCGCAGAATGACATCGTGCAGAATGACATCGTGTGGAAGGACAACGTGCAGAATGACATCGTGCAGAATGACATCGCGCAGAATGACATCGCGCAGAATGACATCGTGCAGAATGACAGTGTTCAGAATGACATCGTGTGGAAGGACAACGTTCAGAATGACAGCGTGCAGAATGACAGCGTGCAGAATGACATCGTGCAGAATGACATCGCGCAGAATGACATCGTGCAGAATGACATCGCGCAGAATGACATCGCGCAGAATGACATCGCGCAGAATGACATCGTGTGGAAGGACAACGTTCAGAATGACAGCGTGCAGAATGACAGTGTGCAGAATGACATCGTGCAGAATGACATCGTGCAGAATGACATCGTGCAGAATGACATCGCGCAGAATGACATCGCGCAGAATGACATCGTGCAGAATGACAGTGTTCAGAATGACATCGTGTGGAAGGACAACGTTCAGAATGACAGCGTGCAGAATGACAGCGTGCAGAATGAAAGTGTGCAGAATGACAGGGTGCAGAATGACATCGTGCAGAATGACAGGGTGCAGAATGACATCGTGCGGAATGACAGAGTGCAAAATGACAGCGTGCGGAATGACATCGCGCAGAATGACATCGTGCAGAATGACATCGTGCAGAATGACAGCGTGCAGAATGAAAGT ATAGCAGTTGtacaattacgggctattcatgcccgtgccacctcttgcgtgGCTTGGCGAATGAATATTCAGAATATTCAAAGTGCAGAATATTCAATGTCCCAGAGTACCACCAACCTCTCAGGCAAGGCTGAACacgaaatctctttat ACTACCTTCGAGAAGACTATCGGAGAATGAGTGAAGAATTGCAAAATACCTTCCGGAAGAAGTTAATATCCCACGACACTGAAGCATCGTGGGATAATGTCACTGAACATGTTCATAAATACGTACCAAGGAGAAAACATAAACAAATGGATAGATGA
- the LOC123754301 gene encoding uncharacterized protein, with the protein MEVLRIPLDWKYTNVASIKRENGKSSSENNRPFSLTSHIPKLMKGIARHHSMNDLVKSTHGFVKNISCLNKPAHIFETGNQLNSDRVALDVLYLDFSFDMAPHLRLAMKLQARGINGRIREWIKSVLKTKSKRSC; encoded by the coding sequence ATGGAGGTGTTAAGAATTCCCCTAGATTGGAAATATACAAATGTCGCCTCTATTAAAAGAGAAAACGGCAAGAGCTCTTCAGAAAACAACCGTCCATTTAGCTTGACATCGCACATCCCCAAGCTCATGAAGGGAATCGCTCGCCATCACTCGATGAACGATCTTGTGAAGTCAAcacatgggtttgttaaaaatatTTCCTGCCTTAACAAACCTGCTCATATTTTTGAAACTGGTAACCAGCTAAATTCAGACAGAGTTGCATTAGATGTACTTTATTTGGACTTTTCTTTTGATATGGCACCACATTTAAGACTAGCAATGAAATTACAGGCACGtggaataaatggtagaatacGAGAATGGATAAAATCAGTACTTAAAACAAAAAGCAAAAGGTCATGCTAA
- the LOC123762264 gene encoding 2-oxoglutarate and iron-dependent oxygenase domain-containing protein 3 isoform X1 — protein sequence MIGLRCSRNNCTVFSIITNKIFSCLIPFILKMAAKQRSSRKSLGSVKQASKAETQSNSERESTHLGPRIDWRRIITRLLMIVGIMVVVYFSKANKMVPFATQEEEISKRSVEIQCSTDYAEELRHFQGCTPKKCGRVVFDTLVTPSEVAALVNIGERGLSLGGSAGGASILDLHSGALSHGNAFVNIFKLEEAKNLFTVQDFKIYSHVKNKIHGAIADHFGINRSGLYLTHPTFFSRITPAPPQTIHDEYWHPHVDKVTYESFHYTSLLYLADYGHDFEGGRFIFMDKDSNKTVEPRSGRVSAFTSGSENLHYVERVTSGTRFAITVSFTCDPKHAINDPTLHK from the exons ATGATTGGGTTGCGATGTAGCCG TAACAACTGTACAGTATTTAGTATTATAACAAACAAAATCTTCAGCTGCTTGATTCCATTCATCTTGAAAATGGCAGCTAAGCAAAGAAGCTCACGAAAGTCCCTCGGAAGTGTCAAGCAAGCTTCAAAGGCAGAAACCCAGAGCAA TtctgaaagggaaagtactcatCTTGGCCCTCGCATTGATTGGCGGCGTATTATTACTCGTCTGCTGATGATTGTTGGGATAATGGTTGTTGTATACTTCAGCAAAGCAAATAAGATG GTTCCATTTGCTACTCAAGAGGAAGAGATTAGTAAACGTTCAGTAGAAATTCAGTGTTCAACGGATTATGCTGAGGAGCTCAGGCATTTTCAAG GATGTACCCCCAAAAAATGTGGTCGTGTTGTTTTTGACACATTGGTAACACCCTCTGAAGTAGCAGCTCTTGTGAACATTGGTGAGCGCGGACTGTCACTGGGAGGCTCGGCAGGTGGTGCCTCCATTCTTGACTTGCATTCTGGTGCGCTTTCACATGGCAATGCTTTTGTCAATATCTTCAAATTAGAAGAAGCTAAAAATCTGTTCACTGTTCAAGATTTCAAGATATATAG TCATGTGAAGAATAAGATTCACGGTGCCATTGCAGACCATTTTGGCATTAACAGAAGTGGACTGTATCTCACACATCCCACATTTTTTTCACGAATTACTCCTGCTCCTCCACAGACAATTCACGATGAGTACTGGCATCCTCATGTTGATAAG GTGACATATGAGTCATTTCATTACACGTCTTTGCTGTACCTGGCAGACTATGGACACGATTTTGAGGGTGGTCGATTTATCTTCATGGACAAGGACTCAAATAAAACAGTGGAGCCTCGTTCAG GACGAGTGTCGGCTTTCACCTCAGGATCAGAGAATTTACACTACGTTGAAAGAGTGACAAGTGGAACAAGGTTTGCAATCACAGTTTCCTTCACCTGTGACCCCAAACATGCCATTAATGATCCGACGTTACACAAGTGA
- the LOC123762264 gene encoding 2-oxoglutarate and iron-dependent oxygenase domain-containing protein 3 isoform X2, whose protein sequence is MAAKQRSSRKSLGSVKQASKAETQSNSERESTHLGPRIDWRRIITRLLMIVGIMVVVYFSKANKMVPFATQEEEISKRSVEIQCSTDYAEELRHFQGCTPKKCGRVVFDTLVTPSEVAALVNIGERGLSLGGSAGGASILDLHSGALSHGNAFVNIFKLEEAKNLFTVQDFKIYSHVKNKIHGAIADHFGINRSGLYLTHPTFFSRITPAPPQTIHDEYWHPHVDKVTYESFHYTSLLYLADYGHDFEGGRFIFMDKDSNKTVEPRSGRVSAFTSGSENLHYVERVTSGTRFAITVSFTCDPKHAINDPTLHK, encoded by the exons ATGGCAGCTAAGCAAAGAAGCTCACGAAAGTCCCTCGGAAGTGTCAAGCAAGCTTCAAAGGCAGAAACCCAGAGCAA TtctgaaagggaaagtactcatCTTGGCCCTCGCATTGATTGGCGGCGTATTATTACTCGTCTGCTGATGATTGTTGGGATAATGGTTGTTGTATACTTCAGCAAAGCAAATAAGATG GTTCCATTTGCTACTCAAGAGGAAGAGATTAGTAAACGTTCAGTAGAAATTCAGTGTTCAACGGATTATGCTGAGGAGCTCAGGCATTTTCAAG GATGTACCCCCAAAAAATGTGGTCGTGTTGTTTTTGACACATTGGTAACACCCTCTGAAGTAGCAGCTCTTGTGAACATTGGTGAGCGCGGACTGTCACTGGGAGGCTCGGCAGGTGGTGCCTCCATTCTTGACTTGCATTCTGGTGCGCTTTCACATGGCAATGCTTTTGTCAATATCTTCAAATTAGAAGAAGCTAAAAATCTGTTCACTGTTCAAGATTTCAAGATATATAG TCATGTGAAGAATAAGATTCACGGTGCCATTGCAGACCATTTTGGCATTAACAGAAGTGGACTGTATCTCACACATCCCACATTTTTTTCACGAATTACTCCTGCTCCTCCACAGACAATTCACGATGAGTACTGGCATCCTCATGTTGATAAG GTGACATATGAGTCATTTCATTACACGTCTTTGCTGTACCTGGCAGACTATGGACACGATTTTGAGGGTGGTCGATTTATCTTCATGGACAAGGACTCAAATAAAACAGTGGAGCCTCGTTCAG GACGAGTGTCGGCTTTCACCTCAGGATCAGAGAATTTACACTACGTTGAAAGAGTGACAAGTGGAACAAGGTTTGCAATCACAGTTTCCTTCACCTGTGACCCCAAACATGCCATTAATGATCCGACGTTACACAAGTGA